In the Burkholderia multivorans ATCC BAA-247 genome, CAAGAAACTCGCCTATTGATGTAACGGATTGCCGCGCACGGCAGCTTCACAAACACACTGACTAGTAAGCTCACGGACCACGGGCAATGCGCGTTCTGCCGGGTCCAAATACGCTCATCGGCTCCGCGCCCGCGAACGAACTGGAGCAGCGGACGGTAGTGCACCCCGGCAGGTACAGCCCTATTTGGCGACGTGTCCCGTCGGCTACTCGTTCTGGCTGTCGGGTGCCGGTAGCGAGCGATCTGCGTTCGCCAGTAATCGCCGTAGCTTGCGGGCTAGTTGCTCAATCATCGGCGCATTCATGTCTGGATTCTTTGGACCATCCAAGCGTCGGGCCACATCTGCGAGTTGGAGATGGGTGTATCTTTCCAGCATCGTCCATGTCTTGTGCCCGGTGATGCGCGCTACTTCCGGCACCGTCAGCCCGCGCTCGAAGAATCGTGAAGTCGCTTCATGCCGCAGATCGTGGAATCGGAAGTTGGCCAGCCCGGCGCGGCGCGATGCTCGAATGAAAGCGCGCTTCACGGCTTCGCTCGTCGCGCCGACGAATACCGGGCCAGCTCGATTCCCGTCGCTGTCGAGCGCCGCAGGAAGATCCGCAAGAATTTCAACGGCGCGGGATGATAGCGGAATGCCGCGGGCTGTTCCGCTTTTCGTCATGGGCAGATAGGCATAGCGACCGGACATGCTGACGTTCGACCAATCGAGCTGGACAAGCTCGGACTGTCGCAGCGCGGTTTCGAGCGCGAGTTCCACTATCGGGCGCAAGTAGGGCGCACGAGCGTCATCGCACACTGAGAGAAGCGCGGGCTCCTCGCCCGATTTCATGCGCCTATTCCGTGGCGGTCCCTCTAAGGGGCGTCGTACTGTTCGGAACGGATTCTCTACCAACGGTGTATTCCATTCCACCATCCCGATTTTGACGACGTGCGCGAGCAGGATCATGTCCCGCCGAACGGTAGGGCCGGTGACGTTTTGTAGGCGAGCGTCGCGCCATTCCGCCACCCGCTGCCGATCAAGATTGACGATGGGGCAGTCGGCTATCCCGTGCTTGAGAAGCCCATTCATCCGGATGGTTTCTTGATCGGCTGACCGCTTGCTCGGAGTCACGGTCGCGAGGTAGCGGCGCATCAGGTCGCCAAGCGTGCGGTACTGTACGCTGCACTCTGCAGCGATCCGCTGCCGCTCCGCTTCAATCTTTGCTGAGTGGATGCGGCGGTGGATCGATGCCTCATGCTCAGCGAGCCATGCCTCGGCTTCGGTTCGGCTAGGGAAGGCGCGAGACAGCGTGGGGAATCCCTTGATCCGAATCGTTGCTTGATACCGGATCGTGTCGAGCTGACGGGTCCGCGCTTGAATGGTGCCCATACCTGTTCTCCATTGCTGGGTTATAGGTATCGGCAGTCATGCTGCGTCTACTCGGGGGACGAACAGTATGCCACATCGCGAATATCACACCGGCGTCCCCGCGGCTTCGTTAGTCTAGCTTGAGGGCGAGGTCTTCCGCCCGTAGATGCGTGTATCGCTTCAGCATGGACAGCGTCTTGTGTCCCGTGATGCTAGCGACTTCCAGTGTCTGCAATCCCAACTCGAAGAAGCGACTGGTTGCCTCGTGGCGCAGGTCGTGCAACCGGATGCCGACGAGCCATTGAGGATCGGCGGGGCGCTCCAGCACCCGGCAAGTTGATTCGTACAAGCCGCGTGCACGCCGTACGGCACGGCAGAATGCCCGCGTGAGCGAATTCGGGGTGACGGCGAAGGGTACAGTGCATCCGGCGTCCTTGCGTTCTTGTAGAACAGCTGCGGCGACGCTGGACAGAGGCACGGTACGCGGCGTATCGGTCTTCGTCAGCGGCAGGTGCGCAGTGCGCCGTTCGAGGTTGATGTGTTCCCATCGCAGAGACGCGAGTTCACCGCGCCGCATCCCTGTAGCGACGGCGAGTCGGATGAAGTCCCGCAGGTCAGGCGATTCCGTCGCGTCGATGATGGCCTGAATCTCGTCCGGGTGCAGCCGCCGATCCCGGCCTTGCGGCTTCCGGGG is a window encoding:
- a CDS encoding integrase, whose product is MGTIQARTRQLDTIRYQATIRIKGFPTLSRAFPSRTEAEAWLAEHEASIHRRIHSAKIEAERQRIAAECSVQYRTLGDLMRRYLATVTPSKRSADQETIRMNGLLKHGIADCPIVNLDRQRVAEWRDARLQNVTGPTVRRDMILLAHVVKIGMVEWNTPLVENPFRTVRRPLEGPPRNRRMKSGEEPALLSVCDDARAPYLRPIVELALETALRQSELVQLDWSNVSMSGRYAYLPMTKSGTARGIPLSSRAVEILADLPAALDSDGNRAGPVFVGATSEAVKRAFIRASRRAGLANFRFHDLRHEATSRFFERGLTVPEVARITGHKTWTMLERYTHLQLADVARRLDGPKNPDMNAPMIEQLARKLRRLLANADRSLPAPDSQNE
- a CDS encoding site-specific integrase yields the protein MATINKRDGKWQCQVRKTGFPSRTRTFTSRADATEWGRMVEAEMDRGLFVSRDEAERTTIADLLDRYIREVSPTKRSGSSDKGRSAKLKKQLGDYKLTALTSSHLVAYRDARLKEVSPQTVIHELNLLNRALTLATREWGVVLPAGIPKVIKPRKPQGRDRRLHPDEIQAIIDATESPDLRDFIRLAVATGMRRGELASLRWEHINLERRTAHLPLTKTDTPRTVPLSSVAAAVLQERKDAGCTVPFAVTPNSLTRAFCRAVRRARGLYESTCRVLERPADPQWLVGIRLHDLRHEATSRFFELGLQTLEVASITGHKTLSMLKRYTHLRAEDLALKLD